A segment of the Triticum urartu cultivar G1812 chromosome 1, Tu2.1, whole genome shotgun sequence genome:
tgagccccttgtgtttgtaataggggtgtgatcaTTGATCCGGTATAAATTGCATATAgttgcgccggactcgtctaaccatgtccgaggtcgtgacgacctgctaagtgctttagttggtgaggccgtttttagtgtgcggctgccagggCAGCCGCATGCTCTTCGGCACGCAAAGATCGCTTAAAACTTCCGTtcactataatgatgccacgtggaccgagcatcttgagtgtgagggaagcgtagtgtggtattgcattaaagcgagcgaaagcttcgcgtccgagtagtgcttgatagccactttggaatggagcgatgtggaaggttaaatgttcgctacggaaattatcggggaagccgaatataacttttagtagcagggagcccgtgcaatgagcccctgggcctggtgttactcctttaaaggtaatattgctatggcgaatttttgttgggtctatccccatttcgcggattgtatcctagtatatcaggtttagactgctgccaccgtccatcaggactcgtgtgaagtggtatccgtcaattattgggtctaataccagggcagcccatcctgcacactggatacttgctgagtaatcacgatggtcgaaattgatcggttgagacgaccagtggcaggactccacggtgataggccttcgggcgtatttttctgggagtgccgttttgtttcttcccttgatcacgtgtaacacgtttactgttttgacttctggtggaaatttcttttgttccccagtgtcttccttgagagactcatcctcatcttcgcttggagtgtcctcccccttgtgtacggcgttgagcttgccggactgcttgaagacccaacattctctgtgggtatgattggctggtttgccaggggtgctatggacctgacatatttggtccagaattttgttaaggctggacagttcgtctttggcgcctttagggggcggcttttgctaacctggctgagagcttttgaattcggcgtttactgccgtgctcttcgtgctgtctcctttattccggcgtttgttattgctgttgcgccgtgatttcccgtttccatctctaacttcagatgtactggtgtcactggtgctgcatcgggctagccagctatcctcacccgcgcaaaagcgggtcatgaggcttgttaatgctgccattgttctcggtttttcttggccgaggtgtcgggcaagccattcgtcacggacgctatgcttaaaagctgccaaggcttcggcatccggctAGTCGACAATTttgttctttttagtaagaaacctgttccaaagctttcgggctgactctccgggttgttgagttatatgactcaaatcatccgcgtccggaggtcggacataagtcccttgaaagtttgcccgaaaagcgtcttcgagctctgcccagcttccaatggagttttcggggaggcctttaagccaatgacgagctggccctttgagtttgagtggtaagtacttgataccgtggagatcatctcctcaagCCATATTGATGTGGATaatatagtcctcgatccagaccccagggtctgttgttccgtcgtatgcctctatgtttacaggtttgaatccctctgtaaattcatgatccagcacctcatcggtgaaacatagggggtgtgcggcacccctgtatctgggtgtaccgcgttgttcggatgtttgttgtgttatatcgtatgctggggcgcgcttgcatggtccatagatggatctggttgcgctgtCCTTTTAGTGCAAGCCCTCACGTGAATCGCGTATTGTCTTGTGagtggcattgtttgccgctctatgttggccatgaggtcgtctaccggccaggtggctgttttgatttttggttgtgagaggtctgaggcctcctcatcgaattcaggtagcaacttccgctttgggtagctcttggtggggcgattgtcgctgtacttcgctgctgtgttgagtactttactccatttgatttggagtgtgtcctgcgcagccttgagcctttgcttctgctttttcagactcctcgcgatggcaacaagcctttgacgggcattctgcttctccgggtgcctgtccggcgttgtgtcgtccggactattatctttgacagaattggtttgttcggtttgattctccgtatagccgtggtccggcagtggttcgccctgctccaacgctgggtctgtgtgatcatTATTTCTGGCGAGGTgagatttggggcggcgcttgcgccgcctctttgactgcttctcgagggaacaagccttcggtgcgtccttccgttcctcgtcgtcgtcttcttttggtgtgtccaccatgtatacgtcatatgatgaagtggacgtccagtgccctgtgggcggtggttcctcttcgcctcccgcattgttgtccataccgtcgatgtcttcggagtcaaagtcgagcgtgtcggttgagtcatcgacaatggctattaagtgggtggtgggtgggcgtcgaatttcttcgtcgtccgcatcccaatcctgttggccataatacggccagggctctcctgacaaagagagagaccttagtgaattcagaatgttgccgaagggtgagtgctaaaagatactcgcggcggtgaattccatgatcggcgcccaatcggattcgattggcaggggcgcggatggttcggagtccggcaccttggagtcacgggttgcgcagaggattatgctagtgtttggctcgatcgccgtcgagactgcagcccctgaggcggtgtctagccacccatcctcgattggcgcagttggctccgagctaagggtcggagctgatgcgggcgcagccactggggtaccgtccggtggcagagctaggtcatacccatcgcgacaatgcggcgcgcccggctgtggctcgaatatgtcgaagatcaagtccgtacggatgttggccgtgtaattcaaacttccaaatctgacctgatggccaggggcgtagctttcaatctgctccagatggccaagcgaattagcccgtagtgcaaaaccgccgaatacgaagatctgtccagggaaaaaagtctcaccctggaccgcatcgctatcgatgatagtaggagccatcaagcctaacggcgacgacacagaggaactctcaatgaaagcaccaatgtcggtgtcaaaaccggcggatctcgggtagggggtcccgaactgtgcgtctaggccggatggtaacaggaggcaggggacacgatgttttacccaggttcgggccctcttgatggaggtaaaaccctacgtcctgcttgattaatattgatgatatgtgtagtacaagagtagatctaccacgagatcagagaggctaaaccctagaagctagcctatggtatgattttatgttgtgattgttgtcctacggactaaaacccttcggtttatatagacaccggagagggttagggttacacaaggtcggttacaaaggaggatatatctagatacgtatttcctagcttgccttccacgccaagtagagtcccatccggacacgagacgaagtcttcaatcttgtatcttcatagtctaacagtccggccaatggagatagtccgtcTGTCcaaagaccccctaatccaggactccctcagagaccttaatgaatttagaaCATCGCCCAAGGGCaagtgctaaaagatatccgcggaggaaaactccatgatcggcgcccaatcagattcgataggcatgaacgcggatggttcggagcccgtggccggggacgaatccaaggatccggcaacacaggtctcataggaggtgaagtcagtattcggctctatcgccgctgagtgtgcggcatCCGTGgaggggtccatccacccgtcctcggacagCGCGATCTGCTCCGGATCAAGGGCCGGAGTTGCCACAgatgtgatctcccgaacactgtctggcggtagagctaggtcatgctcgtcgtggctgtgcggcgcacctgacacgggctcgaatccgtcgaagatcaagtctccgcggatgtcggcagtacagtttaacactactaggaaaaaggctaCTAGCAGCGCGGGTAAAATGGCTACTAGCAGCGTgggtacccgcgctactagtatcgcgctacagctaatagttgttagtagtagcgtgtgtgacacccgcgctactgctattacagaaccgcgctactactaatgaAGTAGTAGTAGCGTGCTTATAATACAAGCGCTACTAGTATCATAAATACTAGTAGCGCTCAATTTGttcccacgctactactaactatttaggatttaagaaaaataaaatcaaCCAATTCCATTTTATGCATACAATTCTGAGAAACAATAGTGATGGAAAAATGTCACTATCACACAGTTGCCATATTCTTCTTTATTCCTGATTCTACTATCACACAGTTGCCATATCTGCTACCACACAGTTTCTCTTTCTACATGTCCTCACTccaatagtaagaaaaatgaaaaGGAAAAATAGAGCTAATCTGCCATTGAAATGTCCTTATTCCTGAGTAATATTCAATGTAACGGTGCAATTGCACTACAGTCTCATGGATTCACTCTGCCGCTTCAACATCCCATTATCCTGCAGTGATAGAAATGAGCATCAGCAAGGCATATAGATATAATGAATAAATGGAGAGGAAGCATAATCTCAGACGATACAGGAGAAAAGGACTAAGATCCTGATACAATGCGAATATGCACTGTAAGTACACATATATTTCAGTTACAAAAAGATATTCAGTTAAAAAGTGACAAATAACTGAATGAAACTCCAACTATATATTTCAGTTCCAAAAAATATTTCAGCTTGGGAATGCAGTGTATAAATCAGACTAAATAGATAACACTACCAAAGCTTAAATTTTAAATGTGCAGTTTAAGTACGAGCACCTACCAACTGAATATAGCTAGCTAGCATAAATGTCAATTGGCGCATGATTTTTCTTAGTGCATTTGCACTAGGAAACTAGTCCTAACATATCAATATTTTGATCAGCATTATCCTACAGACCCTGTGTAGCAGAGTTGATGATCTTATTATCCTACAGACCCATCACTCAAGTGCATAACTAACAGTAGTAACCATCAACAGTACAGACGTATGTAATAACATTACTAACTCAAAGAAGATGCTAGGGGTTCGTTAAGAATGCTAAATATCTCTAAGTTACCAAAGCTAGTGAGAATGATCTCAAATTCGTAAACCCACTTCATTTATCTTGTTCCGACTTTTCAATGGCGACTGAATTTGTTTTAGACAGTAAGTAAGGTTGGTAATGGTGCAGCAGAGTGGCAGGATTCAGATACTATTGCAGAAAGAATGGTGGTGGTAATGCAGGAACAAAAGGCGGCACGTCTCTAGGAGGAAGCTTAGAGGCACAAAAGTCAATAGGCCAATTCAGTCGAGGAATCTGGGCTCTAGGGGTGACTACGTTCAGTTCGGCCAACTTCATCATCCAAGACGACATGTACGCGCACAACTTCATCATTCAGGAGAAGCCAAGAGCACGGAGAGAATCAACACTCTGGCGGAACAGAGTAAGTCGAGAAGAGAGCACCCACCTCCGTTCCCAGCGACGACGTCAATGCACCACCCTGAGGCGGCGGCCGCCGATCTCCCAATGCATCTGGCAAAGGAAAAGGCGACGGACGACCAGGGCGGACTCTCCGCGTGCCGGCGCATGGAGGGGCCGCTGGCAACGGACGGGCAGCTCATGCAGGAGAGCGCCATGGGCCCTCCCTCGCTCGCTCGGTGGCCATCTCTGCCCCTGCCATAACCACCAACTAGCAGCAGTAGCAATCCATCAGATCGGTGACCAAATACGAAATAGAACTGGGATCAACCTCTGGATCACCTGCAGAGTGCTCAGAACTGTTCCCTCCTTTACCTGAACCCAAATGCACCATCAATCATATTTCCAAGATCCATAAAAACAGAAGTAGGTCTGACTTATGAATCCATGGCAATCTAACTTATGATGTTCAATTTTCCATATCAAATGGATAAGTTCAGTCTTCGAACAAAAAAAGCATAAGTTTCAGAAGAATCGAATCTATATAGCATTAGTTACATACTAGGTTCTTTTGGTGTCATGCCACGACTGAATAAAAGAAAATGTTTCTTTAACCCAAGAAATTGTTGAAATTTCCATGGCACGCGTCTACAGACTAGTTATGTGCTGGGGTGTTCTTCTCATGTCAGGAAATAGCATAATTGTGCAGTACGGTTTTTCTGAATCAAGATGTGATTGATCCCTGAATCAAGGTATACACAAATTGGCAATACTTTTGCTAGAAGAAACCAGTAAATTTAAGAGCATTAAGATCACTACTTTTTTGCAGATTGgaaagtactccctctgtaaagaaatataagagcatttagatcactacttcagtgatctaaacgctcttatatttctttatggagggagtactaattTTTTATCTAATTTAAGCTAATTAACTCACATATTCACACTGCGGTAAGCATTCTAGTATCTGGGTTTACACTTCATACTAAAAATTATCTACCTTTCTTTGAACAACACCAAATTTGTCTACCTATGTAGAGAAATAGGTACATATAGCGCCAAATTTATACAGAAACTTAAATTACCGAGAGCTGAACCAAACCCTGTGTCATTCACATGTATCACATCATTCTCTACTCTTTTCTACTAACATGAACATATTTAACTAATTCATTGGGCATGGCACATCATACTCTTCTCACGGCGCATTACACGGTTTTCTTGTAATAGCCCTATTATCTGAGATAAACACCTAAGATCATACTATGTGCACTTGACATTACCTAAGCTCTCCTAGAATTGCATCCTCTATGTCTACATATGCTACAAACATTGCCAAATTTGTACTGAAACATTTTTCTGTGTGTGAATGCTGAAACTTAAATTACTGAGAGCCGAACCCAGCCATGTGTCACACCACTATCTACTCTTTTCTACTAGCAAGTGTAGCATGCACAGATTAAACAAGCTCATCTCACGCCACAAAACAAATACCCATCTCAAGGACAGAGCAGACTCACCATGAGCCATGGAGAACTTCAGAGCTTCAGGGATGCCCCTCTCCCCCATCGGCTGCGGCGGCTGCGGCACCGCGTCCAGCAGCGCCTGGGCCCTCGGCACGACCTGGAACTGGCCGTCCCGACAGCCATCCTCTGGCGGCGACATGGATATGGTCGTCTTGTGCGGTAGCGTCAAGGTTGTCCACCTCCTCATCCAGCATGTCGTACGTAGCCTTCTGGTTGCCATAGTCGTGGTCGGTCAAAGGCAGAAGAGGTTGGATCTGCAGCACGAAGCTGCCCCGCATGAGAGGAGATGGAGAAGAGATGTGGGcggaaggaggaggaggaaggcgtACCTTGGGCTATGACGATGTTGTGCAGCCCGTCGGAGATGCTGCTGGCGTCGACGGCCACCGCCGCAAGCTCCCGGTGTGCCGCGCCCCACCGAGAGAAGAGAAGGGGGCGGATCCCGTTGCGGCTGGGGAGGGTCCATGGAGCTGCAGGTGGGTGCGGGTGCGGATCCGGTGGCGTCGTCGCCCCAATCCCATCCCCATCCATGTGTGGGTGAGGGGCTAGGGTTTTGGCCGTGGTCGCCCCATCCATCCCATCCATGGGTGGGCGGAGTTGTTGCCCCATCCATGGGTGGGTGGGTGGAGCTGTTGGCCCATCCATCCATGGAGGGAGAGGTGAGGTTGCCGGTGGGGTTCGGCGGCGGTGGGATTGTAGAGGAATCCGGGTGGTGGGGAGAGGACGGAGGAGCTTGAGTGGATCTGCGGTGAGGGACGGCAGAggagagaagggggaaggggtGGCCGGCGGTGGAGGGGATGTCGATCTACATCGGGGGGTGGGTGGTGTGGGAGTGGAGTGGGACTGTTGTTGGTGGGGTGGGTGGTGCGGGTGGAGTGACAAGCTTAGTACTACTAGCGTGGGGTGTTTCATCAACGCTACAGCTATTCATTTAGGAGTAGCGCGTCTATGGAAAGGGCGCTACTACAATGCATAGTCTGGGGGCAACGCCCTAGCAATTGTAGTAGTAGCGCTCTTATCTCCTAGCGCGCTACTACTATTTGGGTATTAGCAGCGTGGTCTCTTgcagcgcgctactgctaagtagcagtagcgatTGTTTTTAAACCACGCTGCTGGTAatattctgtgtataaggttttccctagtggtgtaagtttccaaacctgactgACGGTCAGGGGCGTAgttctcgatctgctccagatggccaagcgagttggcccacagtgtgaagccaccgaatacgatgatctgtccggggaggaaaacctcaccctggatcgcatcgttgccgatgatcgaaggagccatcaagccttatggtgacgacacagtggaactctcaatgaaagcaccaatgtcagtgtcaaaaccgacggatctcgggtagggggtcccgaactgtgcgtctaaggcggatggtaacaggaggcgggggacacaatgtttacccaggtttgggccctcttgatggaggtaataccctacttcctgcttgattgatcttgatgatatgagtattacaagagttgatctaccacgagatcgtagaggctaaaccctagaagctagcctatgattctgattattgttgtcctatggactaaaccctctggtttatatagacaccggagagggctagggttacatagagtcggttacaagggaggagatctacatatccgaattgccaagcttgccttccacgcaaaggagagtcccactcggacacgagacgaagtcttcaatcttgtatcttcataatccaacagtccggccgaaggatatagtccggctgtccgaggaccccctaatccaggactccctcaattactgcagcctatgccgatacccgaatggaagtgggacaagcttggcatggattttatcaccggattacccaggacctgagcgatatgattctatctgggtagtagtggatcgcttgaccaaagtagctcactttatcccagtgaaaaccacctatactggtgcaaagttggccaagatatatatgaccaggatcgtatgtctgcatcgAGTCccaaggaccatcgtatcagatagaggaatgcaatttacttcaaagttttggcaccagctacaccagactttgggtaccaggctagatttcagtacagcttttcatccgcagacagatggacagaccgagagagtcaatcagattctagaggacatgttgagagcttgtgcgctagattatggatctagttgggatgataattttccCTACGTGGAGTTCTCATACAATAACAGCTACCAGgtcagtttgaagatggcacctttcgaagccttgtatggaaggaggtgcagaacaccattgatgtgggatgaagttggagaccgtcagttgtttggaccagatttgattaaggaatcCGAAGAAAAGGTTAAGCTAATTCGAGATAGActaaaggtagctcagtccaggcagaagagctatgcagactcaaaacgcaaggaggtagtctatgagatcggagacagagcatatgTCCATGTGTCACCACTAcgaggagttaaacgttttggagttaagggaaagttagccccgagatttgtaggaccgtaccgtgtgttggaacgcatgggagaggttacctacaagttggagttacccgaaggactgtcaggagttcatgatgtgtttcacgtttcccagttgaagaagtgccatgcagagatggccgatattcctctaagagatacagtgcccctagaagcaattcagttggatagtgatttgacatatgaggagaaacTTGTTAAGATTCTCGAGGTTGctagccgagttactcgcagcaaggttatcaattTGTgaaaagttcagtggagccaccataccgaggatgaagccacctgggaacgagaggatgatctatgcaaagaccacccacacctattttctagccaacccgaatctcgaggacgagattcatcttaagggggtaggtttgtaacatcccaatttttcaatttggaatgttatacataggtcattcatgcatattaTATTTTTACTGCAATGTTgctttgcgatcctcgaaattctaagaaactcaaggcccc
Coding sequences within it:
- the LOC125533032 gene encoding uncharacterized protein LOC125533032; its protein translation is MSPPEDGCRDGQFQVVPRAQALLDAVPQPPQPMGERGIPEALKFSMAHGKGGNSSEHSAVGGYGRGRDGHRASEGGPMALSCMSCPSVASGPSMRRHAESPPWSSVAFSFARCIGRSAAAASGWCIDVVAGNGVHIRIDNGMLKRQSESMRL